A window of Engraulis encrasicolus isolate BLACKSEA-1 unplaced genomic scaffold, IST_EnEncr_1.0 scaffold_448_np1212, whole genome shotgun sequence genomic DNA:
gcaggacacttgcggcaggcagtctcccccagagtcagagcagatgagtgctgcagagttccattcaagtgaatggctacagttaataaacaaagcatcatcacattactttctggagttgttgacgagtttctggaattatttgattcaacccacaagtacctgtgattacgccaagagtaagataataacttcttgttttttggattttgaccaaattagcttcgttggtctgggtgtcagatcaggcagactccaggtgatgattttgttagcatgcttttagcatgtttttagcgcactgctagtttgtgtaatgttcgtttttagacgagacagtcatcttacctggacctacaagcacactacctaaatgtccgtcattagtgatagaaaataaatacatatttgttgatattggtgctgtgtgctcaattctcatgattcgcatatgatccaattcaaattttaacttgggctacaagtttcaagtcaagtcaagtaggttttattgtcaatttctttacatgcactggtcatacaaagaatttgaaattacatttcttgctttcccatacagacatagactaattaaggtaaggacatagacagtatagacatagacagtacttatacatggacttaagacagtatggacatagacagtgctcatacagacatttaaagtgcaagactggacaacagaagacttgtagaggacatacattaagaggtatttgttgtgttttgtgcttttcctaaaaaaaagtcctttatagcgttctgacatggtaatagtagcattttgaagaaaataaatataaaaggtctgttcaagtacaccagcagcagtgtgtgtgtgtgtgtgtgtgtgtgtatgtgtttagtgcaggtagaaggtgcggtgtgcgtcttgtgtgtgtgttcgtgtgtgtgtgtgtgtgtgtgtgtgtgtgtgtgtgtgtgtgtgtgtgtgtgtgtgtgtgtgtgtgtgtgtcagtgtgtgtatgtttgggtttagtgcagaaagtgcagtgtgcttgtgtgtgtgtgtgtgtgtgtgtgtgtgtgtgtgcatgttttgagttagtgcaggttgaaagttcagtcacaagtatagtagtgcaggtggaatgttcagtcgcagatatggtggtgggggatggggggtggggggttgtcagtggccttgctggctagaggctgacagtgggggggggggggttgtcagtggccttgctggctagaggctgacagtggagggagagtgggttgagtgttcagcatcttgatcgcttggtgcattgtgctgctcgccagccgggtggtacgggaacggaggcgcctgtacctctttccagagggcaggaggctgaacagtttgtgtgcagggtggcttgtgtctttgatgatcatcagtgctttccgggtgaggcgtgtggtgtaaatgtcctgcagggaggggagtggtactccaatgatcttcttcgctgtgttcacaacacgctggagtgtcttcctgtttttctccgtgcagcttcctccccacactgtgatgcagttggacacgacgctctctatggttcctctgtagaatgttgtcatgatggagggtgtagcacttgccttctttagtttgcgcaggaagtagagacgctgatgggccttcttcgccagtgatgtagtgttggtggtccaagagaggtcgtcgctgatgtgcactccaaggaacttggtgctgctcactctctccacagcatcgccgtcgatggtcagtggtggcagttgtttttggaccctttggaagttgacaacaatctccttggtcttgttgacattcagcaggaggttgttgtctttgcaccatctggccagcaggtctacttcttctctgtagtgagtctcatcgcccttggtgatgaggcccaccagtgttgtatcatccgcaaacttcactagatggttagtgctgtgggtcgttgtgcagtcgtgtgtcagcagcgtgaacagcagggggctgagaacacaaccttgcggagcccccgtgctcagggtccgggtgctcgaggtgttgttccctacccgtactgcttgtggtctttgcatcaggaagtccagcagccagttgcagagggaggtgctgaaacctagtttgtccagttttctgatgagttgttgtggtattatggtattgaatgctgaactgaagtcaatgaacagcattctcacatatgagtctttattgtccaagtgggtgagggctggatggagggcagagcaaattgcatcctccgtggatcgcttggctcggtatgcgaactggtaggggtctagggtggggggtagggtggctttgatgtgtgacaggactagccgttcgaagcacttcatgattatgggcgtcagtgctacaggacggtagtcattgaagcatgatggtgatgatttcttcggcacaggtatgatggtagcagctttgaaaagtgatgggatgactgcttgctccagagagatgtttgacatggctgctagctttgccatgttttaatctgcattcacacctctaagtaccgtcttcttataagtgctgaacgattgctaaacaataatggctggttgaatgcatgttgttaatgggcatgttgttattctttgtcgttgttctgttgttgtccttctgtgatttggggcgaaagtgggctgtgcccgactgacgtttcacaaacaaggcgtgtacctgaatgtgcctggggtcggcgatgagtccgatcaggcaaaaaatggcccggggccggcagctccgagccggccactctcctgagccccgggcggccccgggccgctgaagcgcggctaatgagaccaaggctattgtgtctcccctgatgctgtagaaggccagagttcctgccctgtgatccacatacactcctgttctggagctggccactagagggagtacAGTCTCTCTATTATTATTGTGCCagaaagaggagctggagctggagctggtgaggaacagcctccaggactgatcattagctccaaacacacactcattaccccttcctttcctgctgatgcttttatgtgACACAGCTAGCTCAACATATCCGCTcctctcaacctcccagtagcagcgtgcagacaaaccctctctacacagcacctgatacCACACattaaatctgtctggatgatcagggtATGACTGGGCCTCACATCTGTACTCCACCCTCCTGTttccctcagacagatggaggactctgtttgctgtgtttggatccagagtgaagtgacaggaatctggaggaggagaaggcaggacACAAACAGGTTTTTATTCCTGACGGTTTTTATGGATGTGTGTGACTTTTCATACGTCTGAGCAGTGTGAGTGCacataggaatgtgtgtgtgtgtgtgtgtgtgtgtgtgtgtgtgtgtgtgtgtgtgtgtgtgtgtgtgtgtgtgtgtgtgtgtgtgtgtgtgtgtgtgtgtgtgtgtgtgtctgtctgtctgtctgtctgtctgtctgtctgtctgtctgtctgtgatattaatgtgtgtgtgtgtgtgtgtgtgtgtgtgtgtgtgtgtgtgtgtgtgtgtgtgtgtgtgtgtgtgtgtgtgtgtgtgtgtgtgtgtgtgtgtgtgtgtgtgtgtgtgtgtgtgtgtgtgtccaactcacactgtaagaagtcctctctggtcactgggtCACAAATAAGATcttggccatcagacactgaaacaGAAAACATCACAACTAAGCCCTGGGAGCTTAAAACCGCTTTCCAATAATACTGTATAACAGAACCATTAATTAGTAACATGATTTGTaataaatgtagcctatttgtcTGTGAATGTTAAATCAATATGTTTGCCATTTGgaatatttattatttacataaaaaagagagacaaTAAGATGAAAATAAGAGAACAATAGTGCAGGTAAAAATTCATCAATTTATTTACAGGAATTCATTAAATGTGTTTTCGTAAAGTGGTTTCTGAATATATTGTATTACAATATTTACTCAGTTGTTCAATCATGTCATTCAAATCATCCTGTACACTGCATGTTCTCATCACGATACGAAAATGTAGATTTGGTGTTTGTAGCACCCCATATCTTAcacctgcacatactgtatgttaatgtATTATATGAGGTGCGCACACATCCAAAAAAGCAAGTTACCACGACGTCGGGATCTTCCGGAGTTCGGCCTTCATGCAGGTGTCATCAATATGTGTTGTGTGTCTACATACTACCTTACCTTACTACTACATACCTACCATATACCTTGTGTGCAGAACTACCGAGCACAAAACTGTCACAAGATATGCACTGCAATGCAGTCGAGGACAAAATATGCACATAACCATACCCTGCGaaccaatgtgtatgtgtgtgtgtgtgtgcattccaatatgcgaccttgcttcctccacttgtgcttgtggcctcatgccaGGAAGTAttgtgtcataatgacatcactgacaacagcattgtatttcaatatctcgcaaaagctcaattgtaaagtcattttctcatttgcaatttggatggcgaatgaaaaacagtcccccaaaagttgttgtggctaggctgacagctgggaaacttcattgttttctccacagaggaggggccaggaggcggggcgaggccacaagcacaagtggaggacgcaaggttgcatattggaatgcaccctgtctGTGTGCACGGTGGAGACTCACTCTGTATGTTCTGGATGATCTGGACATTTTTCATTACTacaacacacagaaaaataaatgtatgaaattaAAAATTATGTAATGGTCCTGTCTCGGCTAACACAGTAAATTGGAAATGCTAATGGTGGAAATGTTATACTTTCTAAGCTAgtcaaacctgctgcagatatcttgactatttcctgcttgaagactgactgtaatttctcctccagctgcatcttcagtgcagacacagatttcttcaggggctccaaggagaagcttTGGCTGAAGGTCACACTGGTTGAAGTTGTGCTGTAAGGCCTCTCAGTGATGGACGcaatgttctgcacagagaaacacacacgctaGGGTGAGGTAGACCCACTGACATGAGCCCTTGATCAGCAGGACATTAACAGGGCTGTATTGACATGCTTTGATTACTCTAAAAAGTAATGttgtctaccttgaggaaatggatgggatcctgtgtcagtgaaagctgcttcatctcagcatctgtcctcttcagctcagcaatctcctgctccagtcgcttcaggagtccttcagctcgactcacctcagccttctcctgagctctgatcagctctgtcacctcagagcgccttctctcaatggagcggatcatctcagtaaacatcctctcactctccttcactgctgtctgtgcaccagactgataggacacacgtgcgtgcgcacacacgcacgcacgcacgcacgcacgcacgcacgcacgcacacacacacacacacacacacacacacacacacacacacacacacacacacacacaccctgtcataataaaggccacaaaagcccccaaaacataaacaaaatccTATCAAGCAATGTAACGGTGGCTAAGTATATGGTTGTGAAGGGTCTTTCTTCTGGCAAACAGCATTAGAGCCATGCTTGTGTCCCAGCTCATCATAACTACTATCTCACTGCTGCagattctcttctcctctggtcagttctcaccttgagagtctccacagccttcctcagctcctgcagctccttctccttcaactggattatgtgctggcatctcctctgcctctgcccaaaGCCCTCCTGGACCATCAGGAATcagaacaacacattttgaattgaTCATTTATTTCTGAGGGTGCTAATATGGGTGCATTGATGAGTGAGATGAAATTATTCGGCACAATTTCTTCACAAGCTGATACCATCTGACCTCAGCTAGACATTAAACATGAGACAGTGGCAGAACCTGTATGACAGGTAGGAGGGAGGCAGGCAACACTGAAGTTCGTCTGTCAATGTTTAACAGAATGTCAGACATTGAACCATTTTATCTAATAAACTCTCTCTCGGTTAAAACCAAAGGTGCCTGTCAAAGATAATTCATTCCTTATTCAAGTGCATTTTGTTAACTTATGATTGCTTGCG
This region includes:
- the LOC134444074 gene encoding uncharacterized protein LOC134444074 encodes the protein MVEKFRKTSIQAAAPDHCYAGPGDVVCNICTRRKLKAVKSCLECVEGFGQRQRRCQHIIQLKEKELQELRKAVETLKSGAQTAVKESERMFTEMIRSIERRRSEVTELIRAQEKAEVSRAEGLLKRLEQEIAELKRTDAEMKQLSLTQDPIHFLKNIASITERPYSTTSTSVTFSQSFSLEPLKKSVSALKMQLEEKLQSVFKQEIVKISAAECDILT